In the Kribbella sp. NBC_00482 genome, one interval contains:
- the nfi gene encoding deoxyribonuclease V (cleaves DNA at apurinic or apyrimidinic sites), giving the protein MAPERRADLSVTNPSWPSTPAEAIAVQEELRGLVDPSDTGEPPRYVAGLDVAYDEDRLAAAVVVLDLETLDEVERAVVHGETTFPYVPGLFAFREVPALLAALEQLGTTPELLVCDGHGLAHPRRFGLACHLGVLTRIPAIGAAKTTFVGSHGELAQERGATAELVDGGEVVGAAVRTQDGVKPVYVSVGHRVSLQTAIDHVLRLTPRYRLPETTRLADRACREGLLDG; this is encoded by the coding sequence ATGGCCCCCGAGCGGCGCGCCGACCTTTCCGTGACCAACCCGAGTTGGCCCAGCACGCCCGCCGAGGCGATCGCTGTCCAGGAAGAACTCCGCGGGCTGGTCGATCCCAGCGACACCGGCGAACCACCGCGGTACGTTGCCGGGCTGGACGTCGCGTACGACGAAGACCGCCTGGCGGCTGCTGTCGTCGTGCTGGACCTGGAGACGCTCGACGAGGTGGAGCGGGCGGTGGTGCACGGCGAGACGACGTTCCCGTACGTGCCGGGGTTGTTCGCGTTCCGCGAGGTGCCGGCGTTGCTTGCGGCGCTGGAGCAGCTCGGAACGACGCCGGAGCTGCTCGTGTGCGACGGGCATGGGCTCGCGCATCCGCGGCGGTTCGGGTTGGCGTGCCATCTCGGCGTACTGACGAGGATCCCGGCGATCGGCGCCGCGAAGACGACCTTCGTCGGGTCGCATGGGGAACTCGCGCAGGAACGCGGGGCGACGGCTGAGCTCGTCGACGGTGGCGAGGTGGTGGGGGCGGCGGTGCGGACGCAGGACGGGGTCAAGCCGGTGTACGTGTCTGTCGGGCATCGGGTGAGTTTGCAGACCGCGATCGATCACGTGCTGCGGTTGACGCCGCGGTATCGGTTGCCGGAGACGACCCGACTCGCGGATCGGGCTTGCCGGGAAGGATTGTTGGATGGTTGA
- a CDS encoding xanthine dehydrogenase family protein molybdopterin-binding subunit: MTATEERPATEVGSSRRRKEDARLITGRTRWTDNIVLPGLQHIAMVRSPFAHARITAIDTEAAKASSGVVAVITGADIADEQGALPNAWAVIPDQKAPVHPSMAVDHVAFAGEIVAMVVARTAAEANDAADLVDVDYDELVPALELKAAARDEVIAHPDLGTNVSAVWSYDSAESGTGGDVEAAIAAARDGGIVIEEEFRQQRLIPAFMEPRSIVVDPTTEQMTVWSSTQVPHFVKIFIALVLGIPEHKIRVIAPDVGGGFGGKLQFTPEEVLTVIAARRTGKPCKYTESRSESLMAAHHGRDQWQQVTLAANADGTVTGLKVELIADMGAYLGLVTSAIPLLGAFMYNGIYKFPSYHLGITNVFTNKTWTDAYRGAGRPEATYAIERVMDELAARVGVDALEIRERNWIKHEEFPFSTVSGLRYDSGNYEAATAKARELFGYDDLRAEQRKRRESGDPMQLGIGISTFTEMCGLAPSRWLGSMGYVGGGWEHAAIRMLPTGKVEVVTGTSPHGQGHETAWSQLVADRLGVAFEDVEVLHGDTQVAVRGLDTYGSRSLAVGGMAVLAAADKVIEKAKPIAAQLLEANADDLDFSGGRYGVRGTDAGMTMAELAFAVFQGHKLDGSAEGCLDADATLDPDDFSFPHGTHLCAVEVDTETGATKIRSYVCVDDVGVVVNPMIVEGQVHGGLAQGIAQALYEEAVHDDSGTLITGSFDQYTLPAAPDLPSFETARTETPATTNQLGVKGVGEAGTIASTPAVVNAIVDALRPLGVTDVPMPCTPYRVWTAIQEGSRS; this comes from the coding sequence ATGACCGCCACCGAGGAACGCCCGGCGACAGAGGTCGGCAGCTCGCGCCGGCGCAAGGAGGACGCCCGGCTGATCACCGGCCGGACCCGCTGGACCGACAACATCGTGCTGCCCGGCCTGCAGCACATCGCGATGGTGCGCAGCCCGTTCGCGCACGCCCGGATCACCGCGATCGACACCGAGGCGGCCAAGGCGTCGTCCGGGGTGGTCGCCGTGATCACCGGTGCCGACATCGCCGACGAGCAGGGCGCGCTGCCGAACGCGTGGGCCGTCATCCCCGACCAGAAGGCGCCCGTCCACCCGTCGATGGCCGTCGACCACGTCGCGTTCGCCGGTGAGATCGTCGCGATGGTCGTCGCCCGTACGGCGGCCGAGGCGAACGACGCCGCCGACCTCGTCGACGTCGACTACGACGAGCTCGTACCCGCCCTCGAACTGAAGGCCGCGGCTCGCGACGAGGTGATCGCGCATCCGGATCTCGGGACGAACGTGTCCGCGGTGTGGTCGTACGACTCGGCCGAGTCCGGCACCGGCGGCGACGTCGAGGCGGCGATCGCGGCCGCGCGCGACGGCGGCATCGTGATCGAGGAGGAGTTCCGGCAGCAGCGGCTGATTCCGGCGTTCATGGAGCCGCGGTCGATTGTCGTCGATCCGACAACTGAACAGATGACAGTCTGGTCGTCGACCCAGGTACCGCATTTCGTGAAGATCTTCATCGCGCTCGTGCTCGGCATCCCGGAGCACAAGATCCGGGTGATCGCGCCGGACGTCGGCGGCGGATTCGGCGGCAAGCTGCAGTTCACCCCGGAGGAAGTACTCACGGTCATCGCGGCCCGGCGTACCGGAAAGCCCTGTAAGTACACCGAATCCAGGTCCGAGTCGTTGATGGCCGCACACCACGGCCGGGACCAGTGGCAGCAGGTCACGCTGGCCGCGAACGCCGACGGCACGGTCACCGGCCTGAAGGTCGAGCTGATCGCCGACATGGGCGCGTACCTCGGCCTGGTCACGTCAGCGATCCCGCTGCTCGGCGCGTTCATGTACAACGGGATCTACAAGTTCCCGTCATACCACCTCGGCATCACCAACGTGTTCACGAACAAGACGTGGACCGATGCGTACCGCGGCGCCGGCCGGCCCGAAGCGACGTACGCGATCGAGCGGGTGATGGACGAGCTCGCCGCCCGCGTCGGCGTCGACGCACTCGAGATCCGCGAGCGGAACTGGATCAAGCACGAGGAGTTCCCATTCTCGACGGTGTCCGGGCTGCGGTACGACTCCGGCAACTACGAGGCCGCGACCGCGAAGGCGCGCGAGCTGTTCGGGTACGACGACCTGCGGGCCGAGCAACGCAAGCGGCGCGAGTCCGGCGACCCGATGCAACTCGGGATCGGGATCTCGACGTTCACCGAGATGTGCGGCCTGGCCCCGTCGCGGTGGCTCGGATCGATGGGGTACGTCGGCGGCGGCTGGGAGCACGCTGCGATCCGGATGCTGCCGACCGGAAAGGTCGAGGTGGTCACCGGGACGAGTCCGCACGGTCAGGGACACGAGACCGCGTGGAGCCAGCTGGTCGCGGACAGGCTGGGCGTCGCGTTCGAGGATGTCGAAGTACTGCACGGTGACACTCAGGTCGCCGTACGCGGACTCGACACCTACGGATCGCGGTCGCTGGCGGTCGGCGGCATGGCGGTGCTGGCCGCCGCGGACAAGGTGATCGAGAAGGCGAAGCCGATCGCGGCGCAACTGCTCGAGGCGAACGCGGACGACCTCGACTTCAGCGGCGGGCGGTACGGCGTGCGCGGGACCGACGCCGGGATGACGATGGCCGAGCTCGCGTTCGCCGTCTTCCAGGGGCACAAGCTCGACGGTTCGGCCGAAGGGTGCCTGGACGCCGACGCGACCCTCGACCCGGACGACTTCTCGTTCCCGCACGGCACGCACCTGTGCGCGGTCGAGGTCGACACCGAGACCGGTGCGACGAAGATCCGGTCGTACGTCTGCGTCGACGACGTCGGGGTTGTGGTGAACCCGATGATCGTCGAGGGGCAGGTGCACGGCGGTCTCGCGCAGGGCATCGCGCAGGCGCTGTACGAGGAAGCGGTGCACGACGACTCCGGAACGCTGATCACCGGGTCGTTCGACCAGTACACGTTGCCGGCGGCACCTGATCTGCCGAGCTTCGAGACGGCGCGGACCGAGACGCCCGCGACGACGAACCAGCTGGGTGTGAAGGGTGTCGGCGAGGCCGGGACCATCGCGTCGACGCCGGCTGTCGTCAATGCGATTGTCGACGCTCTCCGACCGCTCGGCGTCACGGACGTGCCGATGCCGTGTACGCCGTACCGCGTGTGGACCGCCATCCAGGAAGGGAGCCGGTCATGA
- a CDS encoding FAD binding domain-containing protein, protein MIPAAFEYFAPATVDEALALLREHSDAKVLAGGQSLMPALRLRLAAPEVIVDIQKIDDLRGVRDDGDALVIGAMTPHSVVESDPLVAEHARLIALATATVGDPQIRHRGTFGGSLAHADPAADLPAVAVALDASFVIAGRDGRRTVPASEFFEGVFSTALGEDELLVEVRVPKYTGWGAHYEKFNRVAQGWSIVSVAAAVRLDGDSIAEARVGLGNMGPTPVRATAVEAALVGQPATADAVREAAARAADGTSPVSDINGDADYRRHLATVLTRRAVLAAAGTA, encoded by the coding sequence ATGATCCCGGCGGCGTTCGAGTACTTCGCACCCGCGACGGTCGACGAGGCGCTGGCGTTGCTGCGCGAGCACTCCGACGCGAAGGTGCTGGCGGGCGGGCAGAGCCTGATGCCGGCGCTGCGGTTGCGGCTGGCGGCGCCTGAGGTGATTGTCGACATTCAGAAGATCGACGATCTGCGCGGTGTGCGGGACGACGGCGACGCCCTGGTGATCGGCGCCATGACCCCGCACAGCGTGGTCGAGTCGGATCCACTGGTGGCCGAGCACGCGCGGCTGATCGCGCTGGCCACGGCAACGGTCGGCGATCCGCAGATCCGGCATCGCGGCACGTTCGGCGGGTCGCTGGCCCATGCGGATCCGGCGGCAGATCTGCCTGCGGTCGCGGTGGCGCTGGACGCGTCGTTCGTGATCGCGGGCCGCGACGGCCGACGTACCGTGCCTGCTTCGGAGTTCTTCGAGGGCGTGTTCAGTACTGCGCTCGGCGAGGACGAGTTGCTCGTCGAGGTGCGGGTGCCGAAGTACACCGGGTGGGGTGCGCACTACGAGAAGTTCAACCGGGTCGCGCAGGGCTGGTCGATCGTGTCGGTCGCGGCGGCGGTGCGGCTGGACGGCGACTCGATCGCGGAGGCGCGGGTCGGGCTCGGCAACATGGGTCCGACACCGGTACGGGCGACTGCGGTCGAGGCGGCTCTCGTCGGGCAGCCCGCGACCGCCGACGCCGTACGGGAGGCCGCGGCGCGAGCGGCGGACGGGACGTCTCCGGTGAGCGACATCAACGGTGACGCCGACTACCGCCGGCATCTCGCGACGGTGCTCACCCGACGCGCGGTCCTGGCTGCGGCTGGTACCGCGTGA
- a CDS encoding DHA2 family efflux MFS transporter permease subunit, with the protein MSATAVQNSPDTTTTPRGTPYRWRWLVVATVLVAEIMDLVDATIVNIAAPSIRADLGGSESAMQWMLAGYTLAFAIGLVTFGRLGDLVGRRRLFVIGALGFTIASAVCGLATSPELLIGSRVAQGLLGAVMIPQGFAILKSIFPAEELGKAFAMFGPVMGLSAVAGPILAGVLIDANWFDAGWRTIFFINVPIGIAALAGALRFMPEVKTAGASRLDAIGVILVGLASGLLIYPLVQGRELGWPLWTILMLTSSIVVFALFGWRERRSGNPVIDPSLFRNRGYVAGLGVITTFFLAMNGFMLVFNLFTQLGLHYSPLKAGLAMVPFSLGIAIGAPLSAGLLAPKLGRKALQLGIAVMTVAMVGVWFTLHTYGDATTIWNLVPATLATGIGAGMVFAPLFDIILASIDDQAAGSASGVLTAMQQYGGAIGVAVIGTVFFQLLPTHAFLGATKTSVLVAIGLFVVSLAVSYLLPKRAREESVSHG; encoded by the coding sequence ATGAGCGCCACCGCCGTACAGAACTCACCCGACACCACGACGACCCCGCGCGGTACGCCGTACCGCTGGCGCTGGCTCGTGGTCGCCACCGTCCTGGTCGCCGAGATCATGGATCTTGTCGACGCGACGATCGTCAACATTGCCGCTCCGTCGATCCGGGCCGATCTCGGCGGCTCCGAATCGGCCATGCAGTGGATGCTGGCCGGCTACACGCTGGCCTTCGCGATCGGCCTGGTCACCTTCGGCCGGCTCGGCGACCTGGTCGGCCGCCGGCGGCTGTTCGTGATCGGCGCTCTCGGGTTCACGATCGCGTCCGCGGTCTGCGGGCTGGCCACCAGCCCGGAACTGCTGATCGGCAGCCGGGTCGCGCAGGGCCTGCTCGGCGCCGTGATGATCCCGCAGGGATTCGCGATCCTGAAGTCGATCTTCCCGGCCGAAGAGCTCGGCAAGGCGTTCGCGATGTTCGGCCCGGTGATGGGGCTGTCGGCGGTCGCGGGCCCGATCCTGGCCGGCGTACTGATCGACGCGAACTGGTTCGACGCCGGCTGGCGGACGATCTTCTTCATCAACGTCCCGATCGGGATCGCCGCCCTCGCCGGCGCGCTGCGCTTCATGCCCGAGGTCAAGACTGCAGGCGCGTCCCGGCTGGACGCGATCGGCGTGATCCTGGTCGGCCTCGCCTCCGGCCTCCTGATCTACCCGCTGGTGCAGGGCCGCGAGCTCGGCTGGCCGTTGTGGACAATCCTGATGTTGACCTCCTCGATCGTGGTCTTCGCCCTGTTCGGATGGCGGGAGCGCCGATCCGGCAACCCGGTCATCGACCCGTCCCTGTTCCGCAACCGCGGGTACGTCGCCGGCCTCGGCGTGATCACCACGTTCTTCCTCGCGATGAACGGCTTCATGCTGGTCTTCAACCTGTTCACCCAGCTCGGCCTGCACTACAGCCCACTGAAAGCCGGCCTCGCGATGGTGCCGTTCTCACTCGGGATCGCGATCGGCGCGCCGCTGTCCGCCGGCTTGCTCGCCCCGAAACTCGGCCGCAAGGCACTGCAACTGGGCATCGCGGTGATGACGGTCGCGATGGTGGGCGTGTGGTTCACCCTTCACACGTACGGCGACGCGACCACGATCTGGAACCTGGTCCCGGCGACGCTGGCCACCGGCATCGGCGCCGGCATGGTGTTCGCGCCGCTGTTCGACATCATCCTGGCGTCGATCGACGACCAGGCCGCTGGGTCGGCGTCCGGCGTACTGACCGCCATGCAGCAGTACGGCGGTGCGATCGGCGTCGCCGTGATCGGCACCGTCTTCTTCCAGCTCCTGCCGACCCACGCGTTCCTAGGCGCGACCAAAACCTCGGTCCTGGTCGCGATCGGACTGTTCGTCGTCAGCCTCGCCGTGTCGTACCTACTCCCGAAGCGCGCCCGCGAGGAGAGCGTCAGTCACGGCTGA
- a CDS encoding VOC family protein, with protein MKTILFAVRVSDLERSLAFYTAVGYLTLSTIPFEDGSSLIWLRLPDEPSVSLELVHRPADGPVEIGGFAHFAIEVDSLGETIERMTAAGLQPGEPELPGGPDGPKISWLVDPDGYRIELVEWPPSGAPTFP; from the coding sequence ATGAAGACAATCCTCTTCGCGGTCCGCGTGAGTGACCTGGAGCGTTCGCTCGCCTTCTACACCGCCGTCGGATATCTCACCCTCTCGACGATCCCGTTCGAGGACGGCTCCAGCCTGATCTGGCTCCGGTTGCCGGACGAGCCGTCGGTGTCGCTCGAACTCGTCCACCGCCCCGCGGACGGCCCGGTCGAGATCGGCGGGTTCGCGCACTTCGCGATCGAGGTCGACTCGCTCGGCGAAACCATCGAGCGGATGACCGCCGCGGGCCTGCAGCCGGGCGAGCCCGAACTGCCAGGCGGTCCCGACGGGCCCAAGATCTCCTGGCTGGTCGACCCCGACGGTTACCGCATCGAGCTGGTCGAATGGCCCCCGAGCGGCGCGCCGACCTTTCCGTGA
- a CDS encoding SRPBCC family protein, whose protein sequence is MKLEHKFVVPAPVEQTWAAFNDLERVVPCFPGATLASYEGDDFTGSCKVKLGPVSLQYSGTGTFVERDEAGHHAVIEAKGKDRRGNGTASARVTARLAGTADGSTEVVVDTDLTITGRPAQFGRGLIQDVSNKLLDQFTTCLKTKLDTAPNPTAPASTASSTASTSASTASPTTSASASGGSTHGSSASTSASADSGEADEVVLDLGNTLLPMLARRAAPYLIGAVLALVLRRLFRR, encoded by the coding sequence GTGAAGCTCGAGCACAAGTTCGTCGTACCGGCGCCTGTCGAGCAGACCTGGGCGGCGTTCAACGACCTCGAACGGGTGGTGCCGTGTTTTCCCGGCGCCACCCTGGCGTCGTACGAGGGTGACGACTTCACCGGCTCGTGCAAGGTGAAGCTCGGGCCGGTGTCGCTGCAGTACTCGGGCACCGGCACCTTCGTCGAGCGCGACGAGGCGGGTCATCACGCGGTGATCGAGGCCAAGGGCAAGGACCGCAGAGGCAACGGTACGGCGAGCGCACGGGTGACCGCCCGGCTGGCCGGCACCGCGGACGGGTCCACCGAGGTCGTCGTCGACACCGACCTGACCATCACCGGCCGCCCCGCCCAGTTCGGCCGCGGCCTGATCCAGGACGTCTCCAACAAACTCCTCGACCAATTCACCACCTGCCTAAAAACCAAACTGGACACCGCCCCCAACCCAACCGCGCCCGCTAGCACTGCTAGCTCTACGGCCTCCACATCCGCTAGCACCGCTAGCCCCACGACTTCGGCATCCGCCAGCGGAGGCTCGACGCACGGCTCTTCGGCGTCGACGTCTGCTTCGGCGGACTCCGGTGAGGCTGACGAGGTCGTGCTGGATCTCGGAAACACTCTGCTTCCGATGCTCGCCCGTCGCGCGGCGCCGTACCTGATCGGCGCGGTACTAGCCCTCGTTCTCCGCCGCCTGTTCCGCCGCTAA
- a CDS encoding IS110 family transposase, which translates to MLFVGDDWAEDHHDLEVQDDQGRVLARKRVTDGIAGVVGFHELVAEFLGDDDGPGQVMAGIETDRGSWVGALIAAGYAVFGVNPKLAARHREVISLSGAKDDKTDAHTLADMVRTRRHQLRRVEPDSQVAAGVKVLARAHQGLIQEQTRHMLRLRSALREYFPAALSAYQLGSLTLTSSDVLALLDKAPTPAAAAKLTIAQITAALKTAGRRGDVPARAAAIQAALRTEHLGQPDLVADAYAITIRSTIAILQTLNTQIPALQNGVEAYFGQHPDAEIYRSQPGLGKILGARVLAEFGDAPGRYTDAKARKNYAGTAPITRQSGKLKTVHARFIHNNRLINALGLQANAAVLHDPHVRAYYDQLRARGLGHHAALRQIANRLTGILHGCLKTHTTYNPHTAWAHRTTTTAA; encoded by the coding sequence GTGTTGTTCGTTGGTGACGACTGGGCCGAAGACCACCATGACCTCGAGGTCCAAGACGATCAGGGCCGGGTGCTGGCCCGGAAACGGGTCACCGACGGCATTGCGGGGGTGGTCGGGTTCCACGAACTGGTTGCGGAGTTCCTGGGCGATGACGACGGCCCGGGCCAGGTGATGGCGGGGATCGAGACCGACCGGGGATCGTGGGTTGGTGCGTTGATCGCGGCGGGCTATGCGGTGTTCGGGGTGAATCCGAAACTGGCGGCTCGGCATCGGGAGGTGATCTCGCTGTCGGGTGCCAAGGACGACAAGACCGACGCGCACACGCTGGCCGACATGGTCCGGACCCGGCGCCATCAGCTACGCCGGGTCGAGCCTGACTCGCAGGTGGCGGCCGGGGTGAAGGTGCTGGCCCGGGCGCATCAGGGGCTGATCCAGGAGCAGACCCGGCACATGCTGCGGCTGCGGTCAGCGCTTCGGGAGTACTTCCCGGCCGCGTTGAGCGCCTACCAGCTGGGTTCGTTGACGTTGACCAGCTCCGACGTGCTGGCGTTGCTGGACAAGGCCCCCACACCGGCGGCAGCAGCGAAACTGACCATCGCCCAGATCACCGCGGCACTGAAAACCGCCGGCCGGCGCGGTGACGTCCCGGCCCGCGCTGCCGCGATCCAGGCCGCGCTGCGCACCGAACACCTCGGCCAGCCCGACCTGGTCGCCGACGCCTACGCCATCACGATCCGTTCCACGATCGCGATCCTGCAGACCCTGAACACCCAGATCCCGGCCCTGCAGAACGGCGTTGAGGCCTATTTTGGCCAGCACCCGGACGCTGAGATCTACCGCAGCCAGCCCGGCCTCGGAAAGATCCTCGGCGCCCGGGTGCTCGCAGAGTTCGGCGACGCCCCCGGCCGCTACACCGACGCGAAAGCCCGCAAGAACTACGCCGGCACCGCCCCCATCACCCGCCAATCCGGCAAGCTGAAAACCGTCCACGCCCGGTTCATCCACAACAACCGGCTCATCAACGCGCTCGGCCTGCAAGCCAACGCCGCCGTCTTGCACGACCCCCACGTCCGCGCCTACTACGACCAGCTCCGCGCCAGAGGCCTCGGCCACCACGCCGCCCTCCGCCAGATCGCCAACCGACTCACCGGCATCCTCCACGGCTGCCTCAAAACCCACACCACCTACAACCCCCACACAGCCTGGGCCCACCGCACCACAACCACCGCCGCTTGA
- a CDS encoding glycerate kinase family protein, translating to MRILIAPDKFAGTLTAVEAAAAIEEGWRRRDPDAEVLVAPMADGGPGFIDVLSAVVDGKLLSVTVRGPLGEETPATVLLAGETAYVETAQACGLHLVEPKQRRPEDASTYGVGQLITAAVEAGAKRIILGLGGSGTNDAGAGLLAALGATAQPDATAGVGRLDAGAAGLAGLEAVDLGPARERVAGVEFIAASDVENPMLGLRGATNVFGAQKGISDERKPEVDGWLTHFADLADRKTADKKGAGAAGGLGYALLLLGAERVSGIDLVAELTGLKQKAAQVDLVLSGEGAFDFQSRDGKVIAGVAKVANDAMRPCVVLAGKVLIGSREMRTMGVESAYSLVDAVGEEKAFADPHGSLAAVAERVARTWAR from the coding sequence ATGCGGATTCTGATTGCGCCGGACAAGTTCGCGGGGACGTTGACAGCTGTGGAGGCTGCGGCGGCCATCGAGGAAGGGTGGCGGCGCCGGGACCCGGATGCCGAGGTGCTGGTCGCGCCGATGGCCGACGGCGGTCCGGGGTTCATCGACGTACTGTCCGCGGTGGTCGACGGGAAGCTGCTGTCGGTCACGGTGCGCGGGCCGCTCGGTGAGGAGACTCCCGCGACGGTGCTGCTGGCGGGGGAGACGGCGTACGTCGAGACCGCGCAGGCGTGCGGGTTGCACCTGGTGGAGCCGAAGCAGCGGCGCCCCGAGGACGCGAGCACGTACGGGGTCGGGCAACTGATCACCGCGGCCGTCGAAGCCGGTGCGAAGCGGATCATCCTCGGCCTCGGCGGCTCCGGCACCAATGACGCCGGCGCCGGCCTCCTCGCCGCCCTCGGAGCAACCGCACAACCGGATGCGACGGCTGGTGTCGGGCGGTTGGATGCTGGGGCTGCGGGGCTGGCTGGGCTGGAGGCCGTGGATCTGGGGCCGGCTCGCGAGCGGGTCGCTGGGGTCGAGTTCATCGCCGCCAGTGATGTGGAGAACCCGATGCTCGGGCTCCGCGGCGCGACGAATGTGTTCGGGGCGCAGAAGGGGATCTCGGACGAGCGCAAGCCCGAGGTCGACGGCTGGCTGACCCATTTCGCGGACCTGGCCGACCGAAAGACCGCCGACAAGAAGGGCGCGGGTGCCGCGGGCGGGCTCGGTTACGCGCTGTTGCTGCTCGGCGCCGAGCGGGTCTCCGGCATTGATCTGGTGGCGGAGCTGACCGGACTCAAGCAGAAGGCGGCGCAGGTCGATCTGGTCCTCAGCGGTGAGGGCGCGTTCGACTTCCAGTCCCGCGACGGCAAGGTGATCGCGGGCGTTGCGAAGGTCGCGAACGACGCGATGCGCCCCTGCGTCGTCCTGGCCGGGAAGGTCCTGATCGGCTCCCGCGAGATGCGGACGATGGGCGTCGAGTCGGCGTACTCGCTGGTCGACGCGGTCGGCGAGGAGAAGGCGTTCGCGGACCCGCACGGCTCGCTGGCCGCGGTCGCGGAGCGTGTCGCCCGCACCTGGGCGCGGTGA
- a CDS encoding HesB/IscA family protein yields the protein MTEAQTEQAVATGVLLTDGAAAKVKALLDQEGRDDLALRVAVQPGGCSGLRYQLFFDERQLDGDVVADFGGVSVVTDRMSAPYLKGASIDFVDSIEKQGFTIDNPNATGSCACGDSFN from the coding sequence ATGACTGAAGCGCAGACCGAGCAGGCCGTCGCCACGGGTGTTCTCCTCACCGACGGGGCCGCCGCCAAGGTGAAGGCGCTGCTCGACCAGGAAGGCCGCGACGACCTCGCGCTGCGGGTCGCCGTGCAGCCGGGTGGGTGCTCCGGGCTGCGGTACCAGCTGTTCTTCGACGAGCGTCAGCTCGACGGCGACGTGGTGGCCGACTTCGGTGGTGTGAGTGTTGTCACTGACCGGATGAGCGCTCCGTACCTGAAGGGCGCGTCGATCGACTTCGTCGACAGCATCGAGAAGCAGGGCTTCACCATCGACAACCCGAACGCCACCGGCTCCTGCGCCTGCGGCGACTCGTTCAACTGA
- a CDS encoding (2Fe-2S)-binding protein, with translation MTRITVKVDGSSFTDEVEPRTLLVLYLREQLGKTGTVVGCDTGNCGACTVHLDGRSVKSCSLLAVQADGHEITTIEGLATNGELHPMQQAFHENHALQCGYCTPGMIMQSIDLIADNPNPSDDDIRLGLEGNLCRCTGYQNIVKAVQAAAAAAPQPSAAGGAQ, from the coding sequence ATGACCCGGATCACGGTCAAGGTCGACGGAAGCAGCTTCACTGACGAAGTGGAGCCGCGCACGCTGCTCGTGCTGTACCTGCGCGAGCAACTGGGGAAGACGGGCACCGTGGTCGGTTGCGACACCGGCAACTGCGGTGCCTGTACGGTCCACCTGGACGGGCGGAGTGTGAAGTCCTGCTCGTTGCTCGCGGTCCAGGCCGACGGTCATGAGATCACCACCATCGAAGGCCTCGCGACGAACGGCGAGCTGCACCCGATGCAGCAGGCGTTCCACGAGAACCACGCCCTGCAGTGCGGATACTGCACACCAGGCATGATCATGCAATCCATCGATCTGATTGCAGACAATCCGAATCCGAGCGACGACGACATCCGGCTCGGGCTCGAGGGCAACCTCTGCCGCTGCACCGGCTACCAGAACATCGTCAAGGCCGTCCAAGCCGCAGCGGCGGCAGCACCTCAGCCCAGCGCGGCCGGAGGTGCGCAATGA
- a CDS encoding TetR/AcrR family transcriptional regulator: MTQSPWQPISPAKPVRPAKEPLNRERIVDTALRMMIDQGYEAVSMRKIAQELQTGPASLYAHVANKKELDQLLVDRAAQAMNFPSPPDPERWQEQLKEAMREMLRAMRSMPGVARAAIGGIPLGEAALETSECLLGILKAGGLSDQAAAWAVDLIPLYVTAVAFEENVQRADQWSPEDLERFLDGLRSYFASLPADRFPLMMALAGPLTAGADGDDRFEFGISVITAGLASLAERH; this comes from the coding sequence ATGACCCAATCGCCGTGGCAGCCGATCAGTCCCGCCAAGCCCGTGCGTCCGGCCAAGGAGCCGCTGAACCGGGAGCGGATTGTCGACACTGCGCTGCGGATGATGATCGACCAGGGCTACGAGGCGGTTTCGATGCGCAAGATCGCGCAGGAACTGCAGACCGGTCCCGCCTCGCTGTACGCGCATGTCGCCAACAAGAAGGAGCTCGATCAGCTCCTGGTCGACCGGGCCGCGCAGGCGATGAACTTCCCCTCGCCGCCGGACCCCGAGCGCTGGCAGGAGCAACTGAAGGAAGCGATGCGCGAGATGCTGCGCGCGATGCGGTCGATGCCCGGTGTGGCACGCGCCGCGATCGGCGGCATCCCGCTGGGGGAGGCGGCGCTGGAGACGTCCGAGTGTCTGCTCGGCATCCTCAAGGCCGGCGGTCTGTCGGATCAGGCTGCCGCGTGGGCCGTCGACCTGATCCCGCTGTACGTGACCGCGGTGGCGTTCGAGGAGAACGTGCAGCGTGCGGACCAGTGGAGCCCGGAGGATCTCGAGCGGTTCCTCGACGGGTTGCGGTCCTACTTCGCCTCGCTGCCGGCCGACCGGTTCCCGCTGATGATGGCGCTCGCGGGCCCGCTGACCGCCGGCGCCGACGGTGATGACCGGTTCGAGTTCGGCATCTCGGTGATCACCGCCGGTCTCGCCTCGCTCGCCGAGCGCCACTGA